In Bacteroidales bacterium, the genomic window CGATGGAGCCGTAAGTTTCTGTTCCCAGTGAAAATCCCACCAGTCCGGCTATTGTTGCAGAAGCCGAGCCCGCAGAGGACCCGCTGGATCCTTGTTCCATGTCCCAGGGATTTTTGGTTGTCGCTTCATACCAGACATCACCCATAGCAAGTGCTCCCATAGAGAGTTTGGCCACAAGCACGGCGCCGGCATCCCGCAGCTTTTTATAGACGGTGGCATTGCCTTCCAGTTCCTGGTTTTTATAGGCAGCAGCTCCCCATGTTGTTTTGTATCCTTCTACAGTTACCAGATCTTTCAGGCCATAAGGGATACCGTGCAAGGGTCCTTTGTAATTGCCCCGTCTGATCTCTTCATCAGCCTTCCTGGCCTGCTCCAGGGCCAGCTCTTCCGTAAGGGTGATCAGGCAATTGAGTGTGTCGCTGTATCTTTTAAGCCTGTTGATATACATTTTGGTCAGTTCAACTGAACTGATCTTCTGTGATTTAATTAATGAGGCCAGTTCGGGTAGTGAATAAAATGCCAGTTCCTCAGTGTTGTCTGGTTTACTGACTTTTTCTTCCATATTCCAGACGATTGGCTGTTGTTTTTTATTTATATTCATCCATCCGGGTACGGGGTCGAAACGGATAACAGGCGGAACCGAATTGGGAAGTTCTACGCTGCGAATTTTTTCATAACCTTCTTTCTGCTGTATTAGATCTTTTACCATAGAGTCCCTTTCCGTTTCAGTGAAAGAGAGACCAGTGAGCTTTTCAGCATGGCGGATATTTTTACCGGTTATCTCTTCCTTTTTTTCGGCATTCCTGCTGCAGCCGAAAAAAATACCGGTTATAACCAGCAAAGATAGTAGAAGCTTGATTGTTGTTTTCATATTGAAGGAGTTTGATTGTTGTTATCGGTTTCTTCCTTTGCCCGAGTCGGTAATTTCTACAAGTTCCAGTGGAAATGGGTTCAGGAAGGTTTGCCTGAGCAGGTAATCCTGTTTGAATCTCAGAGCATAAGAATTAAGCAGTTTGATCAGTACGCTCAGGGGGATCCTTTCATCCCTGTATTCTTCAATGGAATTGAGGAAGAATTTCTTTTCGTCTGATCCCAGTTTATCTGAGATAAATCCAAAAGCGTGCTGCAACATGTTGATCCGGGATGTGAAACGGGGCATGGTTTTTAACAGACGGAGCATGTGTGTTTCATATTGATTGATTACCTCTTCAGTCTTCAGGTGTTCATGGTTGGCGGTGATTTTGCCCAGTTCTTTCATTTTATTTTGGTTATAGGCCATAAAAAGCATTTTATTGTTGGAATGAAAATCCACCAGGCCTTTCATGGTGGGATTTTTTTTCAGTTCCCTGAAGGCTGCCAGTGTAAAGATCCGGGTAAGAAAGTGCTCACGGATGCTGTAGTTACG contains:
- a CDS encoding amidase, giving the protein MKTTIKLLLSLLVITGIFFGCSRNAEKKEEITGKNIRHAEKLTGLSFTETERDSMVKDLIQQKEGYEKIRSVELPNSVPPVIRFDPVPGWMNINKKQQPIVWNMEEKVSKPDNTEELAFYSLPELASLIKSQKISSVELTKMYINRLKRYSDTLNCLITLTEELALEQARKADEEIRRGNYKGPLHGIPYGLKDLVTVEGYKTTWGAAAYKNQELEGNATVYKKLRDAGAVLVAKLSMGALAMGDVWYEATTKNPWDMEQGSSGSSAGSASATIAGLVGFSLGTETYGSIVSPSTRCGASGLRPTFGRVSRTGTMALSWTMDKIGPICRTAEGCAMVFNTIQGSDQQDLTVKDYPFNYNTNTEISELKVGYLSELFDQTYRGHKNDSLALEKIKDMGINLHSVNLPDSIPVQPLLLILEAEAAAAFDKLTRSNRDSLLVAQHRHAWPNIFRKSRFIPAVEYIQANRLRKILADQINRLFRKFDVIIAPSFGGNQLLTTNLTGHPCVVVPNGFDDQGHPTSISFLGNLYQEGKILEMANAFQKATIHDEQHPKYFKE
- a CDS encoding DUF523 and DUF1722 domain-containing protein is translated as MKPFTTPKLIISRCLGFENCRYDGGIISDSFINKLSAYVKFVTVCPEMELGLGVPRDPVRLVIKDNRKHLFQPATGLDFTEQMEQFTGDYLNNLEEMDGFIMKHKSPSCGLGNVKIFSGFEGKNQHSRGPGFFGDALMKQYANMPVEDEGRLRNYSIREHFLTRIFTLAAFRELKKNPTMKGLVDFHSNNKMLFMAYNQNKMKELGKITANHEHLKTEEVINQYETHMLRLLKTMPRFTSRINMLQHAFGFISDKLGSDEKKFFLNSIEEYRDERIPLSVLIKLLNSYALRFKQDYLLRQTFLNPFPLELVEITDSGKGRNR